The Procambarus clarkii isolate CNS0578487 chromosome 7, FALCON_Pclarkii_2.0, whole genome shotgun sequence genome window below encodes:
- the LOC138358236 gene encoding sex determination and dosage compensation protein sdc-2-like, producing MLRLELQMKNEGEKEKSKLEVEKEKEKTKLEVEKDKVKVEQEKEKSKGMEIETNRAVAEHSIECGLPESTSHVSHPLDNRVREKDIQLFVPEDSESFFEHFEKVISIKQWPQEEWTQLIQLRLASAVLWSVQRSGQWPLL from the coding sequence ATGTTGAGACTAGAactgcagatgaaaaatgaaggagAAAAAGAGAAAAGTAAACTTGAggtagagaaagaaaaagagaaaactaaACTAGAGGTAGAAAAAGATAAAGTCAAAGTGGAGCAAGAAAAAGAGAAATCAAAAGGAATGGAGATAGAAACAAATAGAGCTGTGGCAGAGCATAGTATTGAgtgtgggttgccagagagcacctcaCATGTGTCACACCCACTGGATAATAGAGTTAGGGAAAAAGACATTCAACTGTTTGTGCCAGAGGACTCCGAGAGCTTCTTTGAGCACTTTGAGAAGGTAATCAGCATCAaacagtggccacaggaggagtgGACCCAATTGATTCAGTTACGACTGGCCAGtgctgtgttgtggagtgtgCAAAGGAGTGGCCAGTGGCCACTCCTATGA